The Methanobacterium lacus genome includes a region encoding these proteins:
- a CDS encoding MFS transporter: MEYKWIALSNVLIASLMGMVNMSIVLISLPAIFNGIHIDPLNSFQYLLWILMGYGLVTATLLLSFGRLSDIYGRVKLFKLGFLVFTVASVLLYFTPSTGNAGALEIIIFRILQAIGSALFMANTSAILTDAFPVTERGKALGLNMVALMSGQFIGLILGGILAMYDWRFVFLVSVPFGIVGTIWSSLKLKETSIKSPKTKLDIWGNAIFILGITLLLVGVTYGLMPYKNDPMGWSNPWVVLSAVAGLIFLIIFPFVERRVEYPMFNLKLFRIKMFTFANSAALLNALGRGGMMFMLILLLQGIWLPLNGYSYESTPFWAGIYMLPLTAGVIIMGPISGWLSDKYGPRWIATFGMVINTVAFLMLAALPYNFDYAYFAFALLLMGIGSGMFGSPNSASIMNSVPANERGVASGMMTTVMNTAFTASMAMFFTIVIVGITQRYPDAVIASLTAIGAVKLAPLLNSIPPTGALFSAFLGYNPIGSIISSLPPSVAAMIPPATQTTLEGTTWFPQTFATAFMPSLRISFYIGAALSLGAAVLSALRGENYIHDDEPEIIKAEKGRGK, translated from the coding sequence ATGGAGTATAAATGGATAGCCCTATCAAACGTGCTTATTGCTTCCCTAATGGGAATGGTAAACATGAGCATTGTTTTAATATCCCTGCCCGCAATTTTTAATGGGATACACATCGATCCCCTCAACTCTTTCCAGTACCTCTTGTGGATACTCATGGGTTACGGCCTTGTAACTGCAACATTACTTTTGAGTTTTGGTCGGCTTTCGGATATTTATGGGCGGGTTAAATTATTTAAGCTCGGATTTTTAGTGTTCACAGTTGCTTCGGTACTGCTGTACTTCACACCTTCCACAGGTAATGCAGGTGCACTTGAAATAATCATATTTAGGATTCTTCAAGCGATAGGTAGTGCACTTTTCATGGCAAATACTTCGGCAATCTTGACAGATGCTTTCCCTGTGACTGAAAGGGGTAAGGCACTTGGTCTCAACATGGTTGCACTCATGTCAGGACAATTCATAGGTTTGATACTTGGTGGTATTCTGGCAATGTACGACTGGAGATTTGTGTTCCTAGTCAGTGTACCATTTGGTATTGTTGGAACCATATGGTCAAGTTTAAAGCTTAAGGAAACCTCCATTAAATCTCCTAAAACTAAACTTGATATCTGGGGAAACGCGATATTTATTTTGGGTATCACACTTCTATTGGTTGGTGTAACCTACGGTCTTATGCCCTACAAAAACGATCCAATGGGATGGTCCAATCCATGGGTTGTACTGTCCGCTGTAGCAGGACTAATTTTCCTGATAATATTCCCATTTGTGGAGAGGCGTGTGGAGTATCCAATGTTCAACCTCAAACTCTTCAGGATAAAAATGTTTACCTTCGCAAATTCAGCGGCACTACTAAATGCCTTGGGCAGAGGTGGTATGATGTTCATGCTCATTCTCTTACTGCAGGGAATATGGCTTCCTTTAAATGGGTACAGCTACGAATCAACACCATTCTGGGCCGGTATTTACATGCTGCCCTTGACTGCCGGTGTGATCATCATGGGGCCAATATCCGGTTGGTTGTCAGATAAGTACGGTCCAAGATGGATCGCAACCTTTGGAATGGTTATTAACACCGTTGCATTTCTCATGTTAGCAGCACTGCCGTACAACTTCGATTACGCCTACTTCGCCTTTGCACTCCTGCTCATGGGTATTGGAAGTGGAATGTTCGGATCTCCAAACAGTGCATCAATTATGAACTCAGTACCTGCAAACGAGAGAGGTGTTGCATCTGGAATGATGACAACCGTCATGAACACGGCATTTACAGCCAGTATGGCAATGTTCTTTACCATAGTCATAGTTGGAATCACCCAGCGATACCCTGATGCTGTGATAGCATCTCTCACTGCCATAGGAGCTGTGAAATTAGCACCTTTACTAAACAGTATACCACCTACAGGGGCTCTTTTCTCAGCCTTCTTAGGGTACAATCCTATTGGAAGTATAATATCCAGTTTACCTCCTTCAGTGGCTGCGATGATACCTCCAGCAACCCAGACAACGTTGGAAGGAACAACATGGTTCCCTCAAACATTTGCAACTGCATTCATGCCATCGCTTAGAATTTCGTTCTACATTGGCGCAGCACTGTCCCTTGGTGCAGCAGTTCTCTCAGCACTTCGTGGTGAAAACTACATCCACGACGATGAACCAGAGATTATAAAAGCAGAAAAGGGTAGAGGCAAATAA
- the kdpA gene encoding potassium-transporting ATPase subunit KdpA — translation MSLDEIILIILFFIIVSLAAVPVGKYISRVLTGEKTFITPVIRPVEKFIYRICSIDENSEMSWKTYAIALLIFNILGIIFLFTLQLIQNYLPLNPAGMPAVRWDTALNTAISFTTNTNWQSYVGESTMSYLTQMLGMTLQNFLSASVGVATLLALIRGFTRKNSDTIGNFWVDITRTALYILLPLAVIFALVFASQGVVQTVGPYVTAHTLEGINQTIALGPVASQEAIKMIGSNGGGYFNANSAHPFENPNGFTNILETFAILLIPMSLVFAFGYIIRNFRQGLAIFAAMMILLLGGMGVAYWAETQPNPTIEKLGVSGGNLEGKELSFGVTESILWGVPTTAVSNGGVNSMHDSTMPLTGLVYMFNLGVGEVIFGGLGVGLIGMLFYVILTMFIAGLMIGRTPEFLGKKLGPYEMVMAVIALLTPAIMILILSAVAISLPQGLTGLNNPSAHGISEILYAYASALANNGSAFAGLSANTVFYNLTLGLGMLIGRFVVIIPALAIAGALAKKGRVPVDASSFPSTNVLFVIMLVSVVLVVGALTFFPVFSLGPILEQLFLQGGMTF, via the coding sequence ATGTCTCTAGATGAAATAATTCTAATCATACTGTTCTTCATCATAGTTTCATTAGCAGCAGTACCTGTGGGAAAATATATTTCAAGGGTTTTAACCGGTGAAAAAACATTCATCACCCCAGTAATAAGACCTGTTGAAAAATTCATCTACAGAATCTGTTCAATAGACGAGAACAGTGAGATGTCATGGAAGACATACGCTATTGCATTATTAATTTTCAATATACTGGGAATAATTTTTCTTTTTACTTTACAATTAATTCAAAACTACTTACCACTCAACCCTGCTGGAATGCCGGCTGTTAGATGGGATACTGCATTAAATACAGCTATTTCGTTTACAACTAACACCAACTGGCAGTCATATGTGGGTGAATCAACAATGAGTTACCTGACCCAGATGTTGGGTATGACACTACAAAATTTCCTATCGGCATCTGTGGGAGTTGCTACTCTACTTGCTCTTATTAGGGGATTCACAAGGAAAAATTCCGATACAATCGGTAACTTCTGGGTTGATATCACAAGAACAGCACTTTATATCCTTCTACCCCTTGCTGTGATCTTTGCACTGGTTTTTGCATCCCAAGGTGTAGTCCAAACTGTTGGGCCCTATGTAACTGCCCATACATTAGAGGGAATAAACCAAACAATTGCACTTGGACCTGTGGCATCTCAGGAAGCTATTAAAATGATAGGTTCCAATGGAGGTGGCTATTTCAATGCAAACAGTGCCCATCCATTTGAAAATCCCAATGGATTTACCAACATCCTTGAAACCTTTGCCATTCTACTTATACCCATGTCCCTTGTATTTGCATTTGGATACATCATAAGAAATTTCAGACAGGGTCTGGCAATATTTGCTGCCATGATGATACTCCTTTTAGGTGGAATGGGAGTTGCATACTGGGCTGAAACCCAACCTAACCCAACAATTGAAAAACTTGGAGTATCTGGGGGAAACTTAGAAGGCAAGGAACTTTCATTCGGGGTAACTGAATCGATACTCTGGGGAGTACCAACAACAGCGGTTTCAAACGGTGGTGTAAACTCCATGCATGACAGTACCATGCCCCTAACTGGACTGGTTTACATGTTTAATTTAGGTGTTGGAGAGGTAATTTTCGGAGGACTGGGAGTGGGTCTCATAGGAATGCTTTTCTATGTTATTTTAACCATGTTCATTGCGGGCCTGATGATCGGCAGAACACCAGAATTTTTAGGTAAAAAATTAGGGCCGTATGAGATGGTGATGGCGGTTATAGCCCTATTAACACCTGCGATTATGATCCTGATCTTGTCTGCAGTTGCAATTTCACTACCTCAGGGCCTCACTGGTTTGAACAATCCATCTGCCCATGGAATATCAGAAATTCTCTACGCCTACGCATCAGCCCTTGCAAACAATGGATCAGCATTCGCTGGGCTGAGTGCAAACACAGTATTTTACAACTTAACACTCGGACTAGGAATGTTAATAGGACGGTTTGTGGTTATCATACCTGCACTGGCAATTGCAGGAGCACTTGCCAAAAAAGGAAGGGTACCAGTTGATGCCTCAAGTTTTCCAAGTACCAATGTCTTATTTGTTATAATGCTGGTAAGCGTTGTGCTGGTAGTTGGAGCCTTAACATTCTTCCCAGTATTCTCACTAGGACCAATACTTGAACAACTATTCCTACAGGGAGGAATGACATTTTAG
- a CDS encoding DUF4118 domain-containing protein encodes MKPQYSRPDPDELLRKIKEEERSNKSKKGHLKIFLGYVAGVGKTYRMLSEAGFLCQKGYDVVAGVVETHGRADTEKLLQGLNIIHKKEIEYNGITIGELDIDKILDVRPEFVLVDELAHTNVPGSRNLKRYQDVEELLKAGINVYSTLNIQHIESINDIVYQITGVKVKETVPDKIIDLADKIELVDLPIDELIDRLKDGKVYIPEKAKDAMNKFFTKRNLVALREMALRYATVHVDYDMDHYLKKENILGPWETSNKIMACISPNNSSRRLIRIAHRFSDRFNAEWFAVYVEPSYKIRQSPDELRKLEINLQLAEKLDGKVFRLTGSISDEITKFADSENITLIMMGHSRRSRLKELIEGSIINQVIQKSDAQVLVVENEKQETEVTDTVNSMDFKPYGRNIKPYLFSFLSISFTVFLCYLIRPFIEAINIPMIFIIPVVFTSLIYGRKAGILASILAVISFDFFFVLPYYSLSVADVRFIPTFLVLLIVGIITSLLADSVRNQVRVTRQREKFISALYDFSKDLLSSQDLNDIVDRSTKYISETFNSDVLIMLPDEEGRLVTYMNSEDSDFNDNDMGVSNWVFKQDKSAGYGTDTLSSSRWYQVPLGVQNTTIGVIAIAPKGPMGNEQKHLVEAFARVVALALSNSIQT; translated from the coding sequence ATGAAACCACAATATTCAAGACCGGACCCTGATGAACTTCTAAGAAAAATAAAAGAAGAAGAAAGGAGTAATAAGAGTAAAAAAGGTCATCTAAAAATATTTTTGGGTTACGTGGCAGGAGTGGGGAAAACATATCGAATGCTTTCTGAGGCAGGATTTTTGTGTCAGAAGGGTTACGATGTAGTGGCAGGTGTAGTTGAAACACATGGGAGGGCAGACACAGAGAAACTGTTGCAAGGACTGAATATCATCCATAAAAAAGAAATTGAATACAACGGTATAACAATTGGTGAATTGGATATCGACAAAATTTTAGATGTCCGGCCAGAATTTGTCCTTGTTGATGAACTTGCCCACACCAATGTACCGGGATCTCGTAATCTCAAACGTTACCAGGATGTTGAAGAATTATTAAAAGCAGGTATCAACGTATATTCCACCTTAAACATCCAACACATCGAAAGTATCAATGACATTGTGTATCAAATAACCGGAGTGAAAGTTAAAGAAACTGTTCCAGATAAAATTATAGATTTGGCAGATAAAATTGAGCTTGTTGACTTACCCATTGATGAATTGATAGATCGTCTAAAGGATGGTAAGGTTTACATCCCTGAAAAGGCCAAGGACGCCATGAATAAATTTTTTACAAAAAGGAATCTTGTGGCCTTGAGGGAGATGGCGCTTAGATATGCAACTGTTCATGTAGACTACGATATGGATCACTACTTGAAAAAGGAAAATATTTTGGGTCCATGGGAGACAAGTAACAAAATAATGGCATGTATCAGTCCGAACAATTCCTCAAGAAGGTTGATAAGAATTGCCCACAGGTTTTCTGATAGGTTCAATGCAGAATGGTTCGCAGTATATGTTGAACCCTCCTACAAAATAAGACAATCTCCAGATGAGCTTCGTAAACTTGAAATCAATTTGCAGTTGGCTGAAAAACTAGATGGAAAAGTATTCCGACTCACAGGCTCAATATCTGATGAAATTACCAAGTTTGCAGATTCAGAAAACATAACTTTGATCATGATGGGCCATTCTAGAAGATCAAGACTAAAGGAACTCATAGAAGGTTCTATAATTAACCAGGTAATACAAAAAAGCGATGCCCAAGTTTTGGTTGTGGAAAATGAAAAACAAGAGACAGAAGTTACTGACACCGTTAACTCCATGGATTTTAAACCCTATGGAAGAAATATAAAACCATATTTATTCAGTTTTCTAAGTATATCCTTTACAGTATTTTTGTGTTACTTAATTAGGCCATTCATCGAAGCAATCAACATTCCCATGATCTTCATAATACCTGTGGTTTTTACGAGTCTCATCTACGGTAGAAAGGCAGGTATTCTTGCGTCGATTCTGGCAGTTATTTCCTTTGATTTCTTTTTTGTGCTGCCATATTACTCTTTGAGTGTTGCGGATGTGAGGTTTATTCCAACATTTTTGGTTCTATTAATTGTTGGAATTATCACAAGTTTGTTGGCAGATTCTGTACGAAATCAGGTCAGAGTAACGAGGCAGCGGGAAAAATTTATTTCAGCATTGTATGATTTTAGTAAGGACCTTTTGTCTTCACAGGATCTAAATGATATTGTTGACAGGAGTACAAAATACATTTCAGAAACCTTTAACTCTGATGTTTTAATAATGTTACCAGATGAAGAGGGTAGATTGGTAACTTATATGAATTCCGAAGATTCTGATTTTAATGATAATGATATGGGAGTTTCGAATTGGGTGTTTAAACAGGACAAATCTGCTGGTTATGGAACTGATACCCTTTCATCATCAAGATGGTATCAAGTACCTCTAGGAGTTCAAAACACCACAATTGGAGTGATTGCAATAGCACCTAAGGGTCCCATGGGAAATGAACAAAAGCATCTTGTTGAAGCTTTTGCAAGGGTTGTTGCGTTGGCACTTTCAAATTCAATCCAAACTTAA
- the kdpC gene encoding potassium-transporting ATPase subunit KdpC, with amino-acid sequence MGEIMGEIKRAVLLFAVLAVVLGLIYPLVITGISQVVFPFQANGEMIKINGTVVGSELIGQDFEGSQYFQGRPSAVEYNASTSGGSNYGPTNQKLIDRVNQSLTSIRANNSLSSNATIPSDMVLASGSGLDRYISVQSAIIQVPRIAKQRNISETVVMELINNTEETQFPWIGQPVVNVLKLNIGLDRIQ; translated from the coding sequence ATGGGTGAAATTATGGGTGAAATAAAAAGGGCAGTTTTACTCTTTGCAGTATTAGCAGTGGTCCTGGGACTCATCTATCCCCTAGTGATAACTGGAATATCTCAGGTTGTATTCCCATTTCAGGCCAATGGAGAAATGATAAAAATAAATGGAACTGTTGTGGGGTCAGAACTCATTGGACAAGATTTTGAAGGTTCGCAGTACTTCCAGGGAAGACCTTCTGCAGTTGAGTACAATGCAAGCACATCTGGAGGTTCAAATTATGGGCCAACCAACCAGAAATTAATTGACAGGGTAAACCAGAGTCTGACAAGTATACGGGCCAACAACAGCCTATCATCCAATGCAACTATACCTTCTGATATGGTGCTTGCAAGTGGAAGCGGTTTGGACAGATACATCAGCGTACAGTCTGCTATTATTCAGGTTCCAAGAATAGCGAAACAGAGAAATATCAGTGAAACAGTTGTAATGGAACTTATAAATAACACTGAGGAAACGCAATTTCCATGGATAGGCCAACCAGTTGTGAACGTGCTTAAACTGAATATAGGCCTCGATAGGATCCAGTAA
- a CDS encoding VOC family protein, with amino-acid sequence MKVKYATIAVSDMEESVKFYTEVMGFNVDHTLNPYPGFNITFLANEGDAMVELIENKNEPQTPGIFLIGMEVEDMDKTAAELIDKGAEFTRGPLEVGDGAKLAFLKDPNGVEIELIQH; translated from the coding sequence ATGAAGGTCAAATATGCAACCATAGCAGTGTCAGACATGGAAGAATCTGTGAAGTTTTACACCGAAGTAATGGGATTTAACGTTGATCATACATTGAATCCATACCCTGGTTTTAATATAACCTTCCTTGCAAACGAAGGTGATGCAATGGTGGAACTCATAGAAAATAAGAATGAACCACAAACACCAGGTATTTTCCTAATTGGAATGGAAGTTGAAGATATGGACAAAACTGCAGCAGAGTTAATAGATAAAGGTGCTGAATTTACAAGAGGACCATTAGAAGTTGGAGACGGTGCCAAACTAGCATTTTTAAAGGATCCAAACGGTGTGGAGATCGAACTCATCCAGCATTGA
- a CDS encoding universal stress protein, giving the protein MYSKILITTDGSENAEKAANHALWIANESDAEILVLNVFELYSPTLVVPFSTIPGSNQDMYEPLKKEAENISAKFIEKLRSSENFNEETDITMVVRDGKPYQEILKTVEEMDVDLIVMGASGRHGFDRIALGSVTERVVRSAKVPVMVVP; this is encoded by the coding sequence ATGTACAGTAAAATATTAATAACAACAGACGGTTCTGAAAATGCCGAAAAGGCAGCTAACCATGCATTGTGGATTGCAAATGAAAGCGATGCAGAAATTCTGGTTTTGAATGTTTTTGAATTATACAGCCCCACTCTGGTGGTTCCATTTTCAACCATTCCAGGTTCAAATCAAGATATGTACGAACCTCTAAAGAAAGAGGCGGAAAATATTTCAGCTAAATTTATTGAAAAGCTCAGATCTTCTGAAAACTTCAATGAAGAAACTGATATTACCATGGTTGTTCGTGATGGAAAACCATATCAGGAAATTCTCAAGACTGTGGAAGAGATGGATGTTGATCTGATAGTTATGGGTGCATCTGGAAGACATGGATTTGACAGAATTGCTCTGGGAAGTGTTACAGAACGTGTGGTTAGATCTGCCAAGGTTCCTGTCATGGTTGTACCTTAA
- the kdpB gene encoding potassium-transporting ATPase subunit KdpB, producing the protein MKNEKTTSIFEVKTLLEAFKGSLKRLNPLTLIKNPVILVVEIGAIITTLIGITNLVYGGNFLFNIQISIWLWFTVIFANFAESLAEIRGKARAKSLKTTRTEAFANKLGNDGEITSVPALSLKKQDMVLVKEGEIIPSDGDIVKGTGLVDESAITGESAPVIRESGGDISGVTGGTKLLSGEIKIRITVDPGETFLDSMINMVESAKREKTPNEKALEILLMGLTALFIVVVVTITAFSNFMGVTISIPILIALLVCLMPTTIGGLLPAIGIAGMDRLLQHNVIALSGRAVEASGDVSAVLLDKTGTITLGSRKASEFIPVDGVKMNDLIEASILSSLADETPEGRSIVVLAKKELGIRGQDIRAPDDSTFIPFTPETRMSGIDYGPNKIRKGASDSVQEFVKSCESIVPDDVKSIVEEISRSGDTPLVVADCSKIYGVIRLKDVVKKGIKNRLMQLRRMGIQSVMITGDNPLTAASIAAEAGVDDFVAEARPETKLEMIRKYQSGETQHLVAMIGDGTNDAPALAQADVAVAMSAGTAAAREAANMVDLDSSPAKLLDIVEIGKEILITRGALTTFSIATDVAKYFAIIPALFAVTYPELNVLNIMHLSTPGSAVLSAVIFNALIIPLLIPLSLRGVKYRPASSVTKLLGTNILIYGLGGLALPFIGIKLIDMIISFLGVI; encoded by the coding sequence ATGAAAAACGAAAAAACAACGAGTATCTTTGAAGTAAAAACATTATTAGAAGCATTTAAAGGTTCATTAAAACGCCTAAACCCCCTTACATTGATAAAGAATCCCGTTATACTAGTTGTGGAAATTGGAGCAATTATCACAACCCTAATAGGAATAACCAACTTGGTATACGGTGGTAACTTCCTCTTCAACATTCAGATAAGTATCTGGCTGTGGTTCACAGTGATCTTCGCAAACTTTGCAGAGTCACTAGCTGAAATAAGGGGCAAAGCCCGTGCAAAATCCTTGAAAACAACAAGAACCGAGGCATTTGCAAATAAATTGGGAAATGATGGTGAAATTACCAGCGTTCCTGCACTGTCCCTAAAAAAACAGGACATGGTGTTGGTAAAAGAAGGTGAAATAATACCAAGCGATGGAGACATCGTAAAGGGAACAGGGCTGGTTGATGAATCAGCCATTACAGGTGAATCAGCACCAGTCATAAGGGAGTCAGGTGGAGATATAAGTGGAGTGACAGGAGGAACTAAATTATTATCCGGAGAGATAAAGATCAGGATCACAGTTGATCCCGGGGAAACCTTCCTCGACAGCATGATAAACATGGTTGAAAGTGCTAAACGAGAAAAAACACCCAATGAAAAAGCACTTGAAATTCTTTTGATGGGTTTAACAGCACTGTTCATCGTGGTTGTTGTGACCATCACAGCATTTTCCAACTTCATGGGTGTAACTATTAGCATACCCATACTCATAGCACTCCTGGTATGTCTAATGCCAACAACCATAGGAGGGTTATTACCAGCAATTGGAATAGCAGGAATGGACAGGCTTTTACAGCATAATGTAATTGCATTAAGTGGACGTGCAGTTGAAGCATCTGGTGATGTGAGTGCAGTTCTATTGGATAAAACTGGTACAATAACATTAGGAAGCCGAAAAGCTTCAGAGTTCATTCCAGTTGATGGTGTAAAGATGAATGATCTGATAGAAGCCTCAATACTCTCTTCGCTTGCTGATGAAACACCAGAGGGAAGGAGTATAGTGGTTCTGGCTAAAAAAGAGCTGGGAATAAGGGGTCAAGATATTAGGGCGCCAGATGACTCAACTTTCATACCATTCACACCAGAAACCCGTATGAGTGGAATAGACTATGGACCAAACAAAATACGTAAGGGAGCATCAGATTCTGTGCAAGAATTTGTAAAAAGCTGTGAATCAATAGTTCCTGATGATGTTAAATCCATAGTTGAAGAAATTTCAAGAAGCGGAGATACGCCACTTGTAGTGGCAGACTGTAGTAAAATTTACGGTGTCATAAGGTTGAAGGACGTTGTAAAAAAAGGTATAAAAAACCGACTGATGCAGTTAAGAAGGATGGGAATTCAATCTGTGATGATAACAGGGGACAACCCACTTACTGCTGCATCAATTGCAGCTGAAGCAGGGGTTGATGATTTTGTTGCAGAGGCTAGACCAGAAACCAAACTGGAAATGATCAGAAAGTATCAAAGTGGTGAAACACAGCACCTGGTGGCAATGATAGGAGATGGTACCAACGATGCACCAGCACTTGCACAGGCAGATGTGGCAGTAGCAATGAGCGCAGGTACAGCAGCAGCTAGGGAAGCAGCTAACATGGTGGATCTGGATTCTTCACCTGCAAAACTTCTAGACATAGTTGAAATAGGAAAGGAAATACTCATAACAAGAGGTGCATTAACTACATTCAGCATAGCCACAGACGTTGCCAAGTACTTCGCAATAATACCTGCACTCTTCGCTGTTACCTATCCTGAACTTAACGTGCTAAACATAATGCACCTTTCAACACCTGGAAGCGCAGTACTTTCGGCCGTTATCTTCAACGCTTTAATAATCCCTCTTTTGATACCACTATCACTAAGGGGTGTTAAGTACAGGCCAGCATCATCTGTAACAAAGCTTCTGGGAACCAACATCCTAATTTATGGATTGGGTGGACTTGCACTGCCATTTATCGGAATAAAACTGATAGACATGATAATATCCTTTTTGGGGGTGATCTAA
- a CDS encoding zinc ribbon domain-containing protein — protein MFCPNCGAKNPADARFCNQCGTHLTESMNDPTEDPDQDSGLESDTLNSTHEDGETEDSAVHCLICKTGSMHPTIHSGTFGFGTRKMLICNNCGAGFEIKGQKYKFSEISDTTQPLWLRYGHQTLTEAEWIRISEGGVSDEEQKKINREAEALKKQEIAKQKEKDANDFLMGLENGSIPINYSGQSPVILKKDELISIIMENINLQEPRAVRQTNAAYGGPTIRVAKGVSFRMGGASARSESYEEIRVIDNGKLVLTNKRLIFIGTKRTVNIDLRKIMAIVPYKDGIESQRENKQKPEYFTGTDKHTINYTINGRSGTVPIYGNVLKAAIQGLISKLQ, from the coding sequence ATGTTTTGTCCAAACTGCGGAGCCAAAAATCCAGCAGATGCCAGGTTCTGCAATCAATGCGGAACCCATCTTACAGAGTCAATGAACGATCCTACAGAAGACCCAGATCAAGACAGTGGGTTGGAATCAGATACCCTAAATTCTACCCATGAAGATGGTGAAACAGAAGATTCTGCTGTGCACTGTTTAATCTGTAAAACTGGTTCAATGCATCCAACCATCCATTCAGGAACCTTCGGCTTTGGAACAAGGAAAATGCTCATCTGCAACAACTGCGGAGCCGGCTTTGAGATAAAGGGTCAAAAATATAAATTCTCAGAAATTTCAGATACAACACAACCCCTTTGGCTAAGGTACGGTCATCAAACACTCACAGAAGCTGAGTGGATCAGGATTAGTGAAGGTGGTGTTTCAGATGAGGAACAGAAGAAAATCAACAGGGAAGCAGAGGCATTAAAGAAACAGGAAATTGCTAAACAGAAGGAAAAGGATGCCAACGATTTTTTGATGGGACTGGAGAATGGGAGCATACCAATTAATTACTCTGGACAAAGCCCAGTCATACTCAAGAAGGATGAATTGATCTCGATCATAATGGAAAATATTAACCTCCAAGAACCTCGAGCTGTAAGACAGACAAATGCAGCCTATGGTGGGCCAACCATAAGGGTGGCCAAGGGAGTTTCCTTCAGGATGGGAGGAGCATCAGCAAGAAGTGAATCCTACGAAGAAATCAGGGTCATAGATAATGGTAAACTCGTACTCACAAACAAAAGGCTCATATTCATTGGAACCAAGAGAACAGTGAACATAGATCTGCGGAAGATCATGGCAATAGTGCCCTACAAAGATGGTATAGAATCTCAACGTGAAAACAAACAGAAACCAGAATACTTCACAGGCACAGACAAACATACAATAAATTACACCATAAACGGAAGATCAGGAACAGTTCCAATTTACGGCAACGTTTTAAAGGCAGCAATTCAGGGTTTAATTTCAAAACTTCAGTAA
- a CDS encoding DUF169 domain-containing protein yields MVELKKQSELFKNLLELKYEPVAVIFTNDQVSTGKYEKTPICRAIKLASEGGCYIVDKETSTCPGGSRYCGFSGTPTMDEKRRLQNFLTRGEKLTSSIVSFERMQKLSVEPPTGLSDRIIICPLSLAEKRPDVVLFLVNPEQACRLVTLDTYWDGLSPDQRIIGALCQTSISYSLMTGNTNLSMGDWTARHHQEFDPDILFLSIPYERMDNLIKAVPKCSAGDASVLLPDDL; encoded by the coding sequence ATGGTGGAACTTAAGAAACAATCGGAATTATTTAAAAATTTATTGGAACTTAAATATGAACCTGTAGCTGTTATTTTTACTAATGACCAAGTTTCAACTGGAAAGTATGAAAAGACTCCCATTTGCAGGGCAATTAAACTTGCATCTGAGGGTGGTTGTTACATCGTAGACAAAGAAACATCCACATGTCCTGGTGGAAGTAGGTACTGTGGCTTTTCTGGCACACCCACCATGGATGAAAAGAGGAGACTTCAAAACTTCTTAACCCGTGGAGAAAAACTTACCAGTTCCATAGTATCCTTTGAGAGAATGCAGAAGTTGAGTGTAGAACCACCAACTGGGCTGTCAGACAGGATAATTATCTGTCCTTTGAGTCTGGCAGAAAAACGTCCTGATGTGGTTTTATTTTTAGTAAATCCTGAACAAGCATGCCGGCTGGTAACACTGGACACTTATTGGGATGGATTGTCTCCTGATCAACGTATCATAGGGGCGCTCTGTCAAACATCAATTTCCTACAGTCTCATGACAGGAAACACCAATCTTTCAATGGGTGACTGGACAGCAAGACACCATCAGGAATTTGATCCAGATATTCTATTCCTTTCAATTCCATATGAGAGAATGGACAATCTAATTAAAGCAGTTCCCAAATGTTCAGCAGGGGATGCATCTGTATTGTTACCAGATGATTTATAA